Proteins encoded by one window of Pseudomonas tructae:
- a CDS encoding glycosaminoglycan attachment protein — translation MTSVVIKKMDLKRFSALIGQSRSPMTELFTREIGWFSNEDETVLGVLLIDFFDKDFTAILLGRDAVGRYRCFDQKVSMQTPQQAQGWLVDGITAVTLSGQTVFEQADETGEVMDLFTPIKAEEKLHPYFRLLSSQPSHTAARGIIREMMPHYVDIDGNFIEQFQTTGFDARVWELYLNAYLVEEGLFFDRDHYAPDFIVQKYGHTVAIEATIVGRKGQISELDFDKIPEMTPEQINEKTRDEMPIRFGSPLFSKLQKKYWELEHVAGKPLVIAIADFHENQSMLWTSTALINYLYGVHHDHHYDESGKLIITPQKIDKHILGSKEIPSGFFFQEGAENISAIMFSASGTISKFNRMGKQAGFGDDHVMLFRMGTYHDHDPNASMPKMFAYEVNESCGETWAEGMNMFHNPNALYPVPEGLFPSIAHHYFEDDQIVSHLPEFHVYSSMTTIANVVSDEEWERRKPGRSD, via the coding sequence ATGACGAGTGTAGTAATCAAGAAAATGGACTTGAAGCGCTTTTCGGCCCTCATCGGGCAGTCTCGTAGCCCGATGACTGAGCTTTTCACCAGGGAAATTGGGTGGTTCTCCAATGAGGACGAAACTGTCCTAGGCGTGCTTCTGATTGATTTCTTCGACAAGGATTTCACAGCTATCTTGCTTGGGAGAGATGCCGTTGGCCGCTATCGCTGCTTCGACCAAAAGGTTTCGATGCAAACGCCTCAACAAGCTCAGGGCTGGCTTGTAGATGGCATTACGGCTGTGACACTGAGCGGTCAGACGGTTTTCGAACAAGCCGATGAAACCGGTGAAGTGATGGATCTCTTCACCCCGATCAAAGCAGAAGAAAAGCTTCACCCCTATTTTCGACTCCTGTCATCTCAACCTTCCCATACAGCGGCAAGGGGCATCATTCGGGAGATGATGCCTCACTATGTGGATATCGACGGCAATTTCATCGAACAATTCCAGACCACAGGCTTTGATGCCAGGGTGTGGGAGCTCTACCTGAACGCCTACCTCGTGGAGGAAGGGCTATTCTTCGACCGCGACCACTATGCACCGGATTTCATCGTTCAAAAATACGGACACACCGTCGCGATCGAGGCAACCATCGTTGGGCGCAAGGGCCAAATTTCGGAGCTCGACTTCGACAAGATCCCTGAGATGACACCGGAGCAAATTAATGAAAAGACACGGGATGAAATGCCCATCAGGTTCGGGAGCCCGCTTTTCTCCAAGCTGCAGAAGAAGTATTGGGAGCTTGAGCACGTAGCTGGCAAGCCCCTGGTAATAGCCATCGCGGATTTCCACGAAAATCAGTCGATGCTTTGGACGTCCACAGCCCTGATCAACTACCTCTACGGTGTGCATCATGACCATCATTATGACGAGTCAGGGAAACTCATCATCACCCCGCAGAAAATCGATAAGCACATCCTAGGCAGCAAGGAAATTCCGTCCGGCTTCTTCTTCCAGGAAGGCGCAGAGAACATCAGTGCAATCATGTTCTCGGCAAGCGGCACCATATCCAAGTTCAACCGGATGGGAAAGCAAGCGGGCTTTGGAGACGACCACGTCATGCTGTTCCGTATGGGCACCTATCACGACCATGACCCCAACGCGTCGATGCCTAAAATGTTCGCTTATGAGGTCAACGAAAGTTGCGGGGAAACCTGGGCCGAAGGCATGAATATGTTCCATAACCCCAATGCCCTATACCCAGTGCCGGAGGGCCTCTTCCCGTCGATCGCACACCACTACTTTGAGGATGACCAGATTGTGAGCCATCTCCCTGAGTTTCACGTCTACTCCTCGATGACTACGATCGCCAACGTTGTGAGTGATGAGGAATGGGAGCGTAGAAAACCGGGTCGCAGCGACTGA